The following are from one region of the Cottoperca gobio chromosome 13, fCotGob3.1, whole genome shotgun sequence genome:
- the LOC115018099 gene encoding high mobility group-T protein-like, with protein MGKDLRKPKGKMSSYAYFVQTCREEHKKKHPEASVNFAEFSKKCSERWKTMSQKEKGKFEDLAKLDKLRYERDMKNYDPPTGQKRKRFKDPNAPKRPPSAFFLFCGDFRPKVKSEHPGLTIGDTAKKLGEMWNSSSAENKQPYERKAAKLKEKYDKDVVAYRTKGTVEVASAAAAAAAPAPTADDDDDEDEEDEEEDDDDEDDE; from the exons ATGGGCAAGGACCTTAGGAAGCCGAAGGGCAAAATGTCCTCATATGCCTACTTTGTGCAAACATGCAGAGAGGAGCATAAGAAGAAACACCCCGAAGCCTCTGTCAACTTTGCAGAGTTCTCCAAGAAATGCTCTGAGCGATGGAAG ACAATgtcacagaaagagaaaggcaAATTTGAAGATTTGGCCAAACTGGACAAGTTGCGTTATGAGAGGGACATGAAGAATTACGATCCCCCCACGGGCCAGAAGAGGAAGCGATTCAAGGACCCCAATGCCCCCAAGAGACCACC GTCTGCATTCTTCCTGTTCTGTGGTGACTTTCGTCCAAAGGTAAAAAGCGAGCATCCTGGACTCACCATTGGGGACACAGCAAAGAAGTTGGGAGAGATGTGGAACAGCTCCTCTGCAGAGAACAAGCAGCCATATGAGAGGAAGGCTGCCAAGTTGAAGGAGAAGTATGACAAG GATGTCGTTGCTTACCGCACAAAGGGCACAGTGGAAGTagcatctgctgctgctgctgctgctgctcctgctcccACAGCggacgatgatgatgacgaagacgaagaagatgaggaggaagacgacgatgatgaggatgatgagtaG